Proteins co-encoded in one Candidatus Nealsonbacteria bacterium genomic window:
- a CDS encoding ribosome recycling factor, with protein sequence MTYQEIIDKIKPELDKVIIFLEREVGKIRTGRATPSLVEDIEVECFNQKFPLKQLASIFSAGSRQLIIQPWDKSYLESIEKAVSRAGLGVSPIVDQDLIRISFPQLSGEYRKNLLNILSTKKEEAKKTIRRWREEAWDKIQAGFREGEIREDDKFRGKDKLQELIDEYNEKVEKTMERKKKEIMEG encoded by the coding sequence ATGACCTATCAAGAAATTATTGACAAAATTAAGCCCGAGCTGGATAAGGTGATTATTTTTTTAGAAAGAGAAGTCGGGAAAATTCGGACTGGCCGGGCTACCCCTTCTTTAGTTGAAGATATTGAGGTCGAATGTTTTAATCAAAAATTTCCCTTAAAACAGCTGGCCTCAATTTTTTCGGCAGGTTCCAGGCAGCTTATTATCCAACCTTGGGATAAATCTTATTTAGAATCGATTGAAAAGGCGGTCTCTCGGGCTGGATTAGGGGTGAGTCCGATTGTTGATCAAGACCTCATTCGAATTTCCTTTCCTCAGCTGAGCGGAGAATATCGGAAAAACTTGTTAAATATTTTATCAACAAAAAAAGAGGAAGCAAAAAAAACAATCAGGAGATGGCGGGAAGAAGCTTGGGATAAAATTCAAGCAGGATTTAGAGAAGGAGAGATTCGAGAGGATGATAAATTCCGCGGCAAAGATAAACTTCAAGAACTAATCGATGAATATAATGAAAAAGTTGAAAAGACGATGGAGAGAAAGAAAAAAGAAATAATGGAAGGTTAA